The segment CTCACTAGTTGCATTCCTTATGAATGAGgccttttgaaaaaaaaataagtgtgATTGACATTGAATTTAACATGTTAACTGGTCCATTAATATGTTCATTAGGGTGTTTAAAAAGtgcgaaaaaattaaattatgttgaaAATATGATATATGAACACATCCCAAAAGTGATGCATTCACCAAgtaataatgaatttaaattttgtcttATAATTAGTTTACAAAAGTAAGGCTATTATGTAGGgaattaatgaaataaagttCTTAATGTTTAAAGAAACTACATTGTTGGCCTTCCTAGTCAGAGATTTATATCAGAGTGTGTAGCATTTTTAGGatacaaataagaaataaaagagcGAAAAATTCATTGATAAAATACATGAGAGGAGAGAGAATTGTGGagtgaatgaaatgaagaatgattAGTGTCTATTTATTTGTGTCATAAACTTAGTTCTACAAGaatcttataatttattatttctagaaaaatcaTGTAACTTGTGGAGGAAGTTTAGccacttgaaaaaatatttgtgataaatttaaaaatagaatttgtaaaattttaaatgaaatatatatgaaatgactATAATACCCTTCATTGTCCTCAATTTCACATTtctataaaaacataaaataataatagaatagAAATATATACTTGTGTAGTATCATTGACTAATAAGTAGATTATGAACAAGAAAATTTAACGATATTACACCCACACCCACACACACAAGTATCAATATAACGACTAtatgttataattaatttaagtttatGAGATATTTGcttaatttcttcaaaattttatgaagaattgagatcattttaataatttatgatgtatttatgtttatgagcaaaaaaatataaatcaaaaatttaaattatatattcaaacaaaaattcaactttaCATCATATGATTTCAAATCATTATTTCAGCTATACAACCAAATAACCTTATCAGTTATTTTGTAACGACTCATTACGCTTAGTGTGGTTAATGAAAagttgaaattcatcaaatcataatttcataatttcatgTCCCATGTTCGAAATGAGAGTAGCTACACATGACATTAACCCCACCCGATCCTatcccaaaagaaaaaaagatgaaaaagtataCGTGTCAGACCTCcacatttttcaatttgaagCATTCTCATGAAAAGTGTACCTACACCATAAAGCACCAAACAGCTCTCTCtcctattcctattcctattccttATCCCTCTCCCTCTGCTTCCTACAATTTCTACTCTCACAGTAAGTAACCCCTTCTCATTCTCACGCTCACTCTAGGGTTTTCCACATGCCACTGCATACAGCCCAACAATGCTTCAACAAAGGAGATGACGTAGAAGTGCTAAAAACCAACCCTTTTACCATCTGGTTACCCTCTATCGTAATCCGATCAACCCCATGTAAGAAAACCAGAAATGGTCAAATTTACGTTGAGTTCCAGACCCTTTCCGCCGAGGAACCTTCTGGAAGCCGGAGGGAGTACGTAAACGCCGGTGATGTACGTCCTGCACCTCCACCGGAGCTTCACAGGTACTTCAAGGTTGGTGACAATGTCGAAGTTCTTTACGAACAAAAAGGGTGGAGAAAAGGGAAGGTGACTGATATATTGAAGAATTCTATGTATTTCGTTTCACTTGATGGTGTAGAGGAAGAAATTGTTAAAGCGGAACAATGGGATTTAAGGGTTTATCGAGTCTGGGATGATGGTTCTTGGCTTCCTCCTCTTGACTTCCAACAAATGCCCCAGGTAAAATATACATTACTTTAGTCCAATTTGGTCAAATTTAAGAGTAGCATGCAAATTTGGGGAGAAAAAGTACTATATAGACTTCATTGCATGTTGGTTTTAGgagtttatatacatatactgaAATCAAAATGGGGATTAATAGACTGCTTTATGTTTAAGTTGGCTGCTTACCTTCTTTTTCTCCCAAAGTTTTATCTCTTATAAAATGGGAGCTGTGGATGGTCTAAGCTAACAAATGTGTATATTCCAGATGAATGTGCAGTAGAAAAATTGATTCTTATCGGTTTACTAAAATCCCTTGTTGGTCTGTTATTACTGTTTTATTCCTTGATGCATGAATTTCCCAAGGATTACGTTGTACGAACTCGAGAGAGATGTGTAGCTGACAATTCTACTGgtatttttgttttcaattgaATTTGGAAAGCCTTGCATTTTGATCCGAATTTTAATTGATAGTTCAATGAAAATCTCTTGATTGTTTGACAGTATAGCAAGAGGAAAAATTGTCAATTTGGCAGAAATATTGCAATTCTAATGGCTGTAGTTAAGGCATGGcagttttttttctcttacaTTCCTTGACTATTCTTTGTTCCGAGGACGATGCTATTGgtgaaatatatatgaaatgaatcAAATCATTCACTTTTGTTATTTGATTATGCATATGTTAGTGAATCTTTAACCATCAAATATAGTTGAtatttctttcaagatttatgTGCCAGGGGAAATTGAATTGACATATCTACCTGTAAATTTCTCTTCTTGTCTTCGTATATTTAAAGTCTTCCTCCTATTACACTTTTTTgttaacaaataaacaaaagatGTGTAGTTGAGAATGCATTCCTTCTAATTACGCTTATTTGGCATTTGCTTATATAATTATACAGGAAGTTGTATCAGACCATGCATTACATTTTATAGGGTACTTAGCTGAATATTCACTTGGTGGAGTATACTTTTCCTGTATACTACCAAGTTAAAATTCATTTGATGTATCGTAGTCTAAAGTTTATCTCCTTTTTCATGTATACTACCTAGTTAAAATTATTGTGATGCAGAAACTTatcaaaaacacaaaattattgCATGCAGAAAAACAGACCAGAGGTAGAGCTGAAGTCAAGAGGGGTCAAACTCAGGATAATGTGTAGCCGGTCTTGGAAGGATGTATTTAGCGAAGGGATGTCTGTGGAGGTGAAACGTGATATAGAAGGTTGCTATGGTTCATGGCATACTGCAGCTATTGTTGAATCTGTTGGCTATGACAAGTTTTTGGTTGAATACGAGAAACTGAAAACCGTGAACGGAACTCAATTTCTCAAAGAAGAGGTTGATGCTTCATACATCAGACCTTGTCCACCTGAAATACGATCATTTCATCAATATGAACATCATGATAGAGTAGATGCTTGGTTGAATGATGGATGGTGGGAAGGTCATATAACAGAAGTTCTTGGTGGTTTAAAGTATACAGTTTGTTTGATGAACACAGAGGATGAATTTGTGTTTGAGCATTCTATGCTAAGGCCTCGTCAAGAATGGGTCAGAGAGAAATGGCTTACTGCCAGAGAGGTATGTTCCTGTAATCTCTTCCTCGTACTTGTTGGCTTTTTGCCTCGAGCCTTCATAacaatcttctttttctttgtacATCCTCCTCTGTTCCCTCAATTTCTTTAAGTTTGATAGAAGTTCATCTGACATGACACTGAAGTCAAAGGAGCTGAAAATCAGGATAAAGTGTAGTGGAAGGACATCGAAGCCAAAGTTCAGCAAAGGGATGAGGGAGAAGTGAGAAGTGATGAAGAAGGATACCAGGGCTCCTGGTACACTGCAGTAATTGTTGATTCCATTTGTGAGCATAAGTTTTTGGTGGAATACCTGACACTACGAACTGAAGACGAATCTGAGCCCCTTAAAGAAAAGGCACATGCTTCTGACATTAGGCCCTGCCCTCCTATAATTCAAAGAATTGACAGATTTAAAATGGTTGAAGAAGTTGACGCATGGTATAATGAGGGATGGTGGGTTGGTCTTATATGCAAAATCCTTGACGGCTTAAAGTACATGGTTTATTTTTGGACGACAAATGAGGAGCTGGTGTTTGACCATTTCACTTTGAGACCCCATCAAGAGTGGATAGATGGGAAATGGGTCATTGCATTCATGGTATGACAACCTTCTTCTTTGAAAATTACTATTTGATTTATTCTTCAAAAGCTTTATGGTTGAGATTATTTGGTACTTCATACCTATGTGATTCACCTGACATGCAGAAAAAATCTAAACTCCAACTGAAGCCCAAACTGAACTTAAAGAGACGGAAGGGTGGAGTAGCCAGTCATACAAATTTTTGTGTTGGAGCAAAGGTGGAGGTGAGGAGTGATGAAGAAGGTTACCAGGGTTCATGGTACCCTGCTACGATTGTGAGACCTCTAGGAAATAGGAAGTATTTGCTACAATACCAGACTCTAGAAACTGATGATGAAACTGACCTTCTGACTGAAGAAGTAGATGCTCTTTTTATAAGGCCTTCTCCCCCAGTAATCCAACAAGCTGATCAATTCAGGCCACTTGATGAAGTTGATGCTTGGCATAATGGTGGATGGTGGGCTGGTCAAGTGTGCAAAGTCCTCATAGGTTCAAATTATATGGTCTACTTTCGAACAACAAATGAGATCTTGGAATTTCAGCATTCTGATTTGAGGCCCCGTCAAAACTGGCTAGATGGAGAATGGATTGCTGCTAAAAGGGTATGATGTGATTCTTGTTTCTTTTCAAGTAGCTAACTTACTTTGTGATGTTATTAACATAGAGCTGCTGATTTGGTGATCTTGCTCGAGACTTTGGTCTAGTGGTAAGAGTACAATATGTGATGTCTGTTAGGTGCAGACAAAAGGCGAGGCTGTATAGGGGTGGGATTTTTTGGTTATACAGTAACAGAAAGAGCTACTGATTAATGGTCTCTGTTATATTTGGACATAATGACTCCcaaattgtttttttgtttaCCTGTGATCGTATGGTTTTGCTTCTCCGCCTACtgttttactgcatttaacaaAGTAAGAAATTATGAAGGAAATTCTTGACGTTGCAATCTTTTCAATTTCATTCTTAAAACTGTTGGATATCTTGATCTAGAATACTTGTCCAGAATGTGTTGGTTTGCAGGGTCGGTATATTCATGATCAGGACAAAGCATGATGATATTTACAGACTTGAACAAGCTCCTCGAAGATCTTGCACTTTTCTCGTtcataaaaacatcaaattGTGCAGCGAAACATCCCCAAGTTGCCTGACTTGTACATATAGTTTTACGTTATCATTCGACATGTACATGAATAGTATGATCGACAAACTTGGAAGAGCTAAACTTTCCTTTTGTTACTATTATGGCTTCTTAAATACAATACaagcctattttttttttttttttgtcaaaatcaACTACCACAAGGCTTATTGCAAAATCTATGTTTCTGGAAAATACATATTTCCAAGCTtacaccttttcttttttttttcctacaCCAGCTCCTGATTCTTGTCTTGGGGGGAAACAAATATAGGCCTTATTTATTTGCATGTAATTGGTTAACACTTAAATGAAGACTTCTAATCTTAATCATTGGGGATAttagtcaaaaaaaattcttggatTGAATTgtaataattcattttattttttactattaacAAAACAAAAGCCTTTCGCATAAGAGCACCGTTTGTAAACCCAGCTGTTTTATCTACTTTAGTCGCTCTCCATATCTATGAAGTATTCGGACAAAATTCGAGAGAATGCGCAGGTATTCAGAAAATTACTGCAGCCACTTAACAGATGTAGAAATTTGTATGGACTCTTAATTAAGTgatcatgtatttatttttcacacaatATATTCAAATAACTATAAATCTACTACTCACGACAACATCTGTTtgtaaattaaatcaaaagaaaatctgCAATTGGATTCTTGATAAATAGCGCAGGCTTAATGTTATTActgttatgaaaaaaattaaaataaaattacatactaatatcaataattactttaataaaagatattttttgttaatcacataatttttatataagaaaagCTATAAAAAACATTTAGatttaatatgaaaatcattaagaaatcaatataCGTGAACTTCataaagttaaatattaaaattaaatttcataaagaaaaagagaaggtaATATTGGGTAGTATTAGAACaactaaaatgaaaattatgataattttttttaatttgagatttttttagtataatttatatatatttatgtaaacttgaaatttgaccGTTCTTTTCTGCTTCTTTgtaatttcttaattatattcttagtATAATTTTTCGGCAATGAGTAAATCAGATTGCTAttaatagttattatttatGACTATATAGTTAATCAATACTATTATTAATCATTATCCACAATTACCAGTAATTATCCTAGTCATCACACAATCAtcacatgttttaattatttttattgtacaatATGAGATTAATTTAGTATTTGTATTAATAACGTTTTAATAATgaaactttaaataaaaaataaagaataatcaatatatatagcTCAAAATCCATTAGTCTCCATCTCTTGATGTTATCATTTCATCCTATATCCAAGAGTCaagaaaactaataaaaaatacattattagccgtaaaatgaatctcaaagataacaaaaaaaaattttatttagaaaaaataaaaatatgctgACATATAAGCCTTACTTGctaattaaaagtaatatatgaaataatatttgaaaaagataatgCACCTCAAAGCGTACAAATACCGTAACATGTCTTCCACTAATTCTCTAACAAAAAATGACTACAAAATAACACACaattttagtataattttttagtgTTAATGTAACCTTCcacattaaataattagaagttATGGATA is part of the Solanum lycopersicum chromosome 1, SLM_r2.1 genome and harbors:
- the LOC101259666 gene encoding protein AGENET DOMAIN (AGD)-CONTAINING P1-like, producing MPLHTAQQCFNKGDDVEVLKTNPFTIWLPSIVIRSTPCKKTRNGQIYVEFQTLSAEEPSGSRREYVNAGDVRPAPPPELHRYFKVGDNVEVLYEQKGWRKGKVTDILKNSMYFVSLDGVEEEIVKAEQWDLRVYRVWDDGSWLPPLDFQQMPQKNRPEVELKSRGVKLRIMCSRSWKDVFSEGMSVEVKRDIEGCYGSWHTAAIVESVGYDKFLVEYEKLKTVNGTQFLKEEVDASYIRPCPPEIRSFHQYEHHDRVDAWLNDGWWEGHITEVLGGLKYTVCLMNTEDEFVFEHSMLRPRQEWVREKWLTAREFDRSSSDMTLKSKELKIRIKCSGRTSKPKFSKGMREK
- the LOC101259364 gene encoding protein AGENET DOMAIN (AGD)-CONTAINING P1-like; protein product: MVEEVDAWYNEGWWVGLICKILDGLKYMVYFWTTNEELVFDHFTLRPHQEWIDGKWVIAFMKKSKLQLKPKLNLKRRKGGVASHTNFCVGAKVEVRSDEEGYQGSWYPATIVRPLGNRKYLLQYQTLETDDETDLLTEEVDALFIRPSPPVIQQADQFRPLDEVDAWHNGGWWAGQVCKVLIGSNYMVYFRTTNEILEFQHSDLRPRQNWLDGEWIAAKRGRYIHDQDKA